In Ipomoea triloba cultivar NCNSP0323 chromosome 15, ASM357664v1, one genomic interval encodes:
- the LOC116006437 gene encoding epidermal growth factor receptor substrate 15-like 1: MAGQGMEQFEVYFQRADLDRDGRISGAEAVSFLQGSNLPKQVLAQVWMHADQSHSGFLSRGEFYNALKLVTVAQSKRELTPEIVKAALYGPASAKIPAPQINLAAIPAPQSNSVGAAPAPVPAPQMRTVGPQVGAVTPTVSQHPGFRGQAPQSQQYLPSQGSHLMRPPLAAPSTGVVRPQHGVAGLDFPRGGGAVTSGPPALHGVAGGTTSGPTRPTPNRGITPNTLVASRSLDSLSAIVSPQNENTSDSMFGGEAFSVSQTLPRQGSAPPFSASNAPASTALAPVTSGSQSSAKPDPFEALQSTFTRPSSGSQQQLTQPTPKTSQQHSAQTTTPLPSSGIPAGAANSTAEQPQPSWPKMTRAGVQKYAKVFMEVDTDRDGRITGEQARNLFLSWRLPREVLKQVWDLADQDNDSMLSLREFCIALYLMERYREGRPIPSTLPNSVLLDETLISLAGPPTVSYGTAGWGQTPGLPHQGLPGAQQSSHAGLRPQMQPMAPQPDGSMQFNKQNTGSLTMENSNPNQLSNGEQNTLESKGEEEGEKKVEDKDKLILDSREKLEYYRTKMQDLVLYKSRCDNRLNEITERALADKREAELLQKKYEEKYKQVAEIASKLTIEEAAFRDVQERKLELQQAIVRMEQGGSADGILQVRADRIQSDLEELLKALTERCKKHSVTIKSTALIELPHGWQPGIPEISAVWDEDWDKFEDEGFSFDVAVSATAKSTSHQRENSPTRSNSPNSMSNAEAKSEQLFSHGVSTLETESTYAHSEDESKSPQGSPAGQRAFESPSQEFSDDHFGKSFETDAETNRSFDGSAWGTFDNNDDVDSVWGFSAKDSNHDKHGENYFFGSNDFGGSPVRTGSPAAESRFQKNSPFTFEDSVPGSPLSRAGNSPRRYSVGSGDPFESFSRYDSFSTHDRTSSPQRETLTRFDSMSSTSGFDHSRGFSFDDSDPFGSSGPFKVSSESQTPKKSTDSWNAF; encoded by the exons ATGGCGGGGCAGGGTATGGAGCAATTTGAAGTCTACTTTCAGAGAGCAGATTTGGATCGGGATGGTAGGATCAGTGGAGCTGAAGCTGTTTCTTTTCTCCAAGGATCTAATCTACCGAAACAGGTTCTAGCTCAG GTGTGGATGCATGCTGATCAGAGTCATAGTGGTTTCCTTAGCCGTGGGGAGTTTTATAATGCTCTGAAACTAGTGACAGTAGCACAGAGCAAGCGAGAGTTAACACCAGAAATTGTCAAGGCAGCATTGTATGGCCCGGCTTCAGCTAAAATCCCAGCTCCACAAATAAATCTTGCAGCTATACCTGCACCACAGTCAAATTCAGTTGGTGCTGCACCTGCACCTGTACCCGCACCGCAGATGAGAACAGTTGGACCTCAGGTGGGTGCTGTTACTCCAACTGTTTCTCAACATCCTGGGTTCAGAGGACAGGCACCACAGAGCCAGCAGTACCTCCCATCTCAAGGTAGTCATCTGATGAGGCCTCCTCTTGCTGCGCCTTCTACCGGTGTTGTGCGACCCCAGCATGGTGTTGCTGGTTTGGATTTCCCCAGGGGTGGTGGTGCAGTTACTTCTGGCCCTCCAGCCCTGCATGGTGTTGCTGGTGGGACAACCAGTGGACCAACTAGACCTACACCTAATAGAGGAATTACTCCAAATACTCTAGTTGCATCAAGGTCTCTGGACTCATTGTCAGCTATAGTTAGCCCTCAGAATGAGAATACTTCAGACTCAATGTTTGGAGGAGAAGCCTTTTCTGTGTCCCAAACTTTACCCAGGCAGGGTTCTGCTCCTCCCTTTTCAGCAAGTAATGCACCTGCCTCCACTGCCTTGGCTCCAGTTACTTCAGGTTCTCAGTCTTCAGCTAAGCCTGACCCCTTTGAGGCATTGCAGAGTACTTTTACCAGGCCATCTAGTGGTAGTCAGCAGCAGCTAACACAGCCAACACCAAAAACTAGCCAACAACATTCTGCTCAAACAACAACGCCACTTCCATCATCTGGAATTCCAGCAGGTGCTGCGAATTCTACAGCAGAGCAGCCACAGCCTTCTTGGCCAAAAATGACTCGAGCTGGTGTTCAGAAGTATGCAAAAGTGTTCATGGAAGTGGACACTGATAGAGATGGAAGAATCACCGGGGAACAGGCACGCAATTTGTTTTTGAGCTGGAGGTTGCCAAGAG AGGTCTTAAAGCAGGTCTGGGACTTGGCTGATCAAGATAATGACAGTATGCTATCTTTGAGGGAGTTCTGCATTGCTCTCTATTTGATGGAGCGATACAGGGAAGGCCGGCCCATTCCTTCAACACTTCCAAATAGTGTTTTGCTTGACGAGACTCTGATTTCCTTAGCAGGTCCTCCAACTGTTTCTTATGGAACAGCTGGCTGGGGGCAAACACCTG GCTTGCCCCATCAAGGCTTGCCTGGCGCACAGCAAAGCTCACATGCTGGTCTAAGGCCTCAGATGCAACCCATGGCTCCTCAGCCTGACGGATCAATGCAATTCAATAAGCAAAACACAGGATCATTAACAATGGAGAATTCTAATCCAAACCAGTTAAGTAATGGGGAGCAGAACACATTAGAGTCAAAGGGGGAAGAGGAAGGAGAGAAGAAG GTTGAGGATAAGGATAAGTTGATTCTGGATTCTCGGGAGAAACTAGAGTACTATAGGACCAAAATGCAGGATCTC GTTCTCTACAAAAGTAGATGTGATAACCGGCTCAATGAAATAACAGAAAGGGCTTTAGCTGATAAACGTGAG GCTGAGTTGCTTCAAAAGAAATATGAAGAGAAGTACAAGCAAGTTGCAGAAATTGCTTCTAAATTAACAATTGAAGAGGCTGCTTTTCGTGACGTTCAG GAGAGGAAGCTGGAGTTACAGCAGGCTATCGTAAGAATGGAACAAGGTGGCAGTGCAGATGGTATTCTTCAG GTTCGTGCTGACCGCATTCAATCTGATCTTGAGGAGCTTCTGAAGGCCTTGACAGAGCGTTGCAAGAAACATAGTGTAACCATTAAGTCCACTGCATTAATTGAGCTTCCCCATG GTTGGCAGCCCGGTATTCCAGAAATATCAGCTGTTTGGGATGAAGATTGGGACAAATTTGAAGATGAAG GATTTTCATTTGATGTTGCTGTGTCTGCAACTGCCAAATCAACATCACATCAGAGGGAAAATTCTCCTACTCGCAGTAATTCCCCCAACTCCATGTCAAATGCTGAGGCCAAGTCAGAACAACTTTTTAGTCATGGAGTTAGTACTCTTGAAACGGAATCAACATATGCACACAGCGAGGATGAGTCAAAAAGCCCTCAGGGTAGTCCTGCAGGACAAAGAGCATTTGAAAGCCCATCCCAGGAATTCTCTGATGATCATTTTGGAAAGAGTTTTGAAACAGATGCTGAAACTAATCG AAGCTTTGATGGATCTGCTTGGGGTACCTTTGACAATAATGATGACGTGGATTCTGTGTGGGGCTTCAGTGCAAAG GACTCAAATCATGATAAACATGGGGAAAATTATTTCTTTGGGTCGAATGATTTTGGTGGAAGTCCAGTGAGAACAGGATCCCCAGCAGCAGAGAGTAGATTTCAGAAGAATAGCCCATTCACCTTTGAGGATTCTGTTCCTGGGTCTCCCCTCTCAAGAGCTGGGAATTCACCACGAAGATACAGTGTTGGATCAGGTGATCCATTTGAAAGTTTCTCGAGGTACGATTCCTTCAGTACTCATGATCGCACCTCTTCCCCCCAACGAGAAACTCTCACGAGGTTCGACTCCATGAGCAGCACAAGTGGCTTTGATCACAGCCGGGGGTTCTCTTTTGATGATTCTGACCCATTTGGGTCTAGCGGTCCATTTAAGGTATCTTCAGAGAGTCAAACCCCTAAAAAGAGTACAGATAGTTGGAATGCTTTCTAG